The Flavobacterium faecale genome has a segment encoding these proteins:
- a CDS encoding polysaccharide deacetylase family protein, with amino-acid sequence MSFYWVKTHSILKKIFSKYIWDMPNRDNKIYLTFDDGPTPEITNWVLDELGKHNAKATFFCIGKNIEQEPALFKRIIEEKHAIGNHTQDHANGWATSKETYLESIATCAKAIGKHICNKTSPKLFRPPYGKVKSSQINALKKLGYKIVMWDVLSADFDTSITKEKCLENVISNICSGSIIIFHDSVKAFPNLEYTLPKVLEYIDQKHFQYATVS; translated from the coding sequence ATGAGCTTTTATTGGGTAAAAACACATTCGATATTAAAAAAGATATTTTCAAAATACATTTGGGATATGCCAAATCGTGATAATAAAATATACCTAACATTTGATGATGGCCCAACGCCAGAAATTACGAATTGGGTACTTGATGAGTTAGGAAAGCACAATGCTAAAGCTACCTTTTTTTGTATTGGTAAAAACATAGAACAAGAACCTGCCCTATTTAAAAGAATTATCGAAGAAAAACATGCTATTGGTAATCACACACAAGATCATGCCAACGGCTGGGCTACATCCAAGGAAACCTACCTAGAAAGCATTGCTACTTGCGCCAAGGCCATAGGTAAACATATTTGTAATAAGACGAGTCCAAAACTTTTTAGACCACCATACGGCAAAGTAAAGTCGTCGCAAATTAATGCATTGAAAAAACTAGGATATAAAATTGTAATGTGGGATGTGTTGAGTGCCGATTTTGACACCTCTATTACAAAAGAAAAATGCTTAGAGAATGTCATTTCTAACATTTGCTCAGGAAGCATCATCATATTTCATGATAGCGTAAAGGCTTTTCCGAACTTGGAATATACGTTACCTAAAGTGTTAGAGTATATTGACCAAAAGCATTTTCAATACGCAACGGTCTCTTAA
- a CDS encoding thioredoxin family protein, translating into MSKFGELISAQVPVLIDFYTEWNEPSLSMHPVIRDVAAALGDKAKVIKIDVDKNQELADALRIKGLPTLMIYKGGQMIWRQSGELDANSIIAIVQGQL; encoded by the coding sequence ATGTCAAAATTCGGAGAACTTATAAGCGCACAAGTCCCTGTATTGATTGATTTTTATACAGAATGGAATGAACCTTCTTTGTCGATGCATCCTGTAATTAGGGATGTGGCTGCTGCTTTGGGTGATAAAGCCAAAGTGATTAAAATTGATGTTGATAAAAATCAAGAGTTGGCAGATGCACTTCGCATCAAAGGATTACCTACGTTAATGATCTACAAAGGTGGACAGATGATTTGGAGACAATCCGGAGAATTAGATGCCAATAGTATTATTGCAATCGTACAAGGTCAATTATAG